DNA sequence from the Pyxidicoccus xibeiensis genome:
TCGCAGGCGTTGCGCACCAGGTTCTCCAGCGCGTTGGCCAGCAGGTCCTCGTCCCCGGCGCACGGCGGCAGGCCCGGTGTCAGCTCGCGGACGATGGCCACCTGTCCGGGGCTGGCGAAGGCCTGCAGCGACAGCACGCCCTCCACCAGCCGGCCCAGGTCCACCGGCCGGGGCAGCGGCTCCACGCGCGCCAGCCGCTGGTAGGTGTCCACCACCCGGTCCAGCCGCTCCACCTGCTCCAGCAGCAGGTCCAGGAACTCGCCGTGCCCGTCCCAGGACTGGCCGCGCGCGTGCTCCTCCTTGAGGTACTGCGCGGCGCCCTTCATCGCGGCGATGGGGTTCTTCAAGTCGTGCGCCATCTGCGCGGAGAAGCGGCCCAGGGTGGCCAGCCGCTCCATGCGCTCGTTCCGCGTGACGAAGGCGGTGACGCCCCGGCGCGTGGCGGCCAGCAGGGCGAACGTCACCGCCGTGGTGCACACCACCAGGATGCCGGCCTGCGCGGCGAAGAGGCGGAAGACGGCGAGGTATGCCAGCACGCCCACGGCCGCCACGCCCGCCGCGTGCAGCGCCATGCGCGGGGCTCCCCCGTCGCTGCCGAACAGCCCGAAGCGCAGCGCCACCGTGGCCATCACCGGCAGGCCCAGCAGCGTGCCCAGGTTGCCCAGGCGCACCACCTCGAGCCCCAGCTCCGCGAACAGCTCCGTCAGGAGCAGCGCCACCAGCAGCGTCAACCCCAGCAGCACCAGCCCCGCGCGGGCACGCTCGTCCGGGTGCTGCGCGCGGCGCAGGTGCAGCACCAGCAGCGCGAAGCCCCAGCCCAGCGGCGGCGCCACCAGCGCCGTCACCGTGAGGCCGAAGCGGAGCGTCAGCAGGCGCTCCTCCAGCGTGGGCGCCCCCAGCGCGGCCAGCATCGCCATGGCCAGCGCGCAGAAGACGGCGTAGGTGCCGAACATGACCGACGCCGAGCGCCGCCGCCGCCCTACGAAGGCCAGGATGAAGTGCAGCGTGCACGGCACCGTCATCATCCCCGCGGCGAAGCCCACCAGCTTCCAGCCCGCCTCGTCCGAGCGCGCCAGCGCGAAGCCGGAGAAGTTCCACGTGGACAGGGTGATGGACAGCAGCGACACCGGCAGCGCCAGCGGGCTGCGGCCCACCCGCGCGAGCGCCAGCCCCGCCAGGGCCAGCTGCCCCACGCAGGCCAGCAGGCTGACCCACGTCCCCCCCGTCATGCGGCGCTCCCACGCAGGTTGGCGAGGGCCCTGGACAGGCCGGCCCCCAGACGCGTGCGGTGGCTCATGCCGCGGGCCGGAAGTCGTCGATGTAGCTGGTGTGCGAGACGAGCCCGGAGGCCTCGCTCCAGAGGTGCAGCTGGCAGGCGGGGGGCTCGGGCACGAGGGCGAGGCGGCCGGGCAGCCCCAGGTCGAGCGCCACCTGGTGCATGGTGCTCGGGCAGGTGCTGGCCACCGTCCCCGCGAAGCGCTTCACGATGGGGCGGTGCAGGTGCCCGCAGAGCACGCGCTCGACCTGCGGATGGCGGGCAATCACCGCCGCCAGCGCGTCCGAGCCCTCCAGTCCCATCATGTCCGCGCGGTGGATGCCGGTGGCGAACGGCGGGTGATGCA
Encoded proteins:
- a CDS encoding sensor histidine kinase — its product is MTGGTWVSLLACVGQLALAGLALARVGRSPLALPVSLLSITLSTWNFSGFALARSDEAGWKLVGFAAGMMTVPCTLHFILAFVGRRRRSASVMFGTYAVFCALAMAMLAALGAPTLEERLLTLRFGLTVTALVAPPLGWGFALLVLHLRRAQHPDERARAGLVLLGLTLLVALLLTELFAELGLEVVRLGNLGTLLGLPVMATVALRFGLFGSDGGAPRMALHAAGVAAVGVLAYLAVFRLFAAQAGILVVCTTAVTFALLAATRRGVTAFVTRNERMERLATLGRFSAQMAHDLKNPIAAMKGAAQYLKEEHARGQSWDGHGEFLDLLLEQVERLDRVVDTYQRLARVEPLPRPVDLGRLVEGVLSLQAFASPGQVAIVRELTPGLPPCAGDEDLLANALENLVRNACEAMPGGGTLTVRTLRDGAGVAMEVEDTGEGMDARTRERAFDDFFTTKATGSGLGLAFVRRVVEAHGGEVVLTSREGHGTVVRLRLPAGPRRESSGAEGEAA